A portion of the Camelus ferus isolate YT-003-E chromosome 16, BCGSAC_Cfer_1.0, whole genome shotgun sequence genome contains these proteins:
- the C16H17orf80 gene encoding uncharacterized protein C17orf80 homolog isoform X1, with amino-acid sequence MEVCPYCKKPFKRLKSHLPHCKMREPAIPADGEVCQPKPATLPRAKKIRGPIRDLIKAEERGLGTDGEKRNPELKGDKSEQTVKSSPVLAVGLEKASSAKASKAIKNQIQPFFKILKNTEPKITFQGETTAQFSASGNTMPKKELAKDLPKSGKSRNDPSETEATLSLGPMEPSLSNQDSKYSSIFPNDVQATSADLRLDKIDSPRQNLLVKLLDTSGDYHSSPMNLSYGVKRVNTSSSGSERNSKAKNQRSEVSADVRDSGAQGKNTGSQIAAFKINPLGQIQVMENQVKGLNLGAEACGGKENAENSVFVTEMEECSSMSDDSKKAFSTNSVTEKKSQDERPSLNLFTPAETTQNELLSVSRSQNQTLPSLAVKFIQEEKAEACSHNPVSAVKALMKREEQASLAPKLGCQSQALHLRDQQSSYSTQHHASKSSSASQISVTNQKTLSSSLGLEWFPELYPGYLGLGVLPGKPQNWNMMALKPLLFSRQGERFSQVPLLERSSTAVRSLEPPTRLTTSNFSLMRFLGALQKGWIRCRTTVKSGVGGITMLFAGYFVLCCSWSFKHLSKPFCIFSLNYRSHPIIGTSGGFSELLSVCQFGII; translated from the exons ATGGAAGTGTGTCCTTACTGTAAGAAGCCATTTAAACGACTGAAATCCCACTTGCCACACTGTAAGATGAGAGAACCAGCTATACCTGCTGATGGAGAGGTTTGTCAGCCCAAGCCAGCTACACTCCCACGTGCTAAGAAAATCAGAGGACCAATCAGAGACCTAATTAAAGCTGAAGAGAGAGGGCTAGGGACAGACGGTGAGAAAAGAAATCCTGAATTGAAAGGAGACAAATCAGAACAGACAGTGAAGTCCTCTCCAGTACTAGCCGTTGGTTTGGAAAAAGCAAGTAGTGCAAAGGCCAGTAAAGCCATCAAGAATCAAATTCAACccttcttcaaaatattaaaaaatactgaaccaAAGATTACTTTCCAGGGAGAAACTACAGCTCAGTTTTCTGCATCAGGGAACACCATGCCTAAAAAAGAACTTGCCAAAGATTTGCCTAAATCAGGGAAAAGTAGAAATGATCCTTCAGAGACTGAAGCAACTTTATCCCTTGGCCCAATGGAACCTTCATTGTCAAATCAAGACAGCAAATATTCTTCCATCTTCCCTAATGATGTACAAGCCACTTCTGCTGATTTAAGATTGGATAAAATTGATTCCCCAAGACAGAACCTTCTAGTAAAATTACTAGATACGTCTGGTGATTATCATAGTTCTCCCATGAATCTCAGTTATGGAGTCAAAAGGGTAAACACATCATCATCAGGCAGTGAGAGAAATTCCAAGGCCAAGAATCAGCGCTCTGAAGTGTCTGCTGATGTTAGGGACTCGGGGGCTCAGGGAAAGAACACAGGATCACAAATTGCAGCTTTTAAAATTAACCCATTAGGTCAAATCCAGGTCATGGAGAACCAGGTAAAAGGACTTAACCTTGGAGCAGAAGCATGTGGAGGCAAAGAGAATGCAGAGAACAGTGTATTTGTGACAGAGATGGAGGAATGCTCTTCCATGAGCGATGACTCTAAGAAGGCCTTTAGTACCAATTCAGTCACGGAGAAGAAATCTCAAGATGAACGTCCCAGTTTAAACCTGTTCACGCCAGCAGAGACAACTCAAAATGAGCTTCTTTCTGTATCACGGTCACAAAATCAAACTCTTCCTTCTCTGGCTGTAAAATTTAtccaggaagagaaagcagaagcctGCAGTCATAATCCAGTCTCCGCTGTAAAGGCATTGATGAAGAGAGAGGAACAAGCATCTCTGGCACCCAAATTGGGCTGTCAGTCCCAAGCATTACACCTTAGGGACCAGCAGTCTTCATATTCCACCCAGCATCACGCTTCTAAAAGCTCCTCTGCCAGTCAGATCAGTGTCACCAACCAGAAGACCCTGTCGAGCTCTCTAGGACTGGAATGGTTTCCAGAGCTCTATCCTGGTTATCTTGGACTTGGGGTGTTGCCAGGGAAGCCTCAGAATTGGAACATGATGGCCCTGAAGCCTCTGCTCTTCAGCCGCCAGGGGGAAAGATTCTCACAAG TTCCTTTGTTGGAAAGAAGTTCGACGGCAGTGAGGAGTTTGGAACCCCCGACCAGACTCACAACCTCCAACTTCTCTCTAATGAGGTTCTTGGGAGCTCTCCAAAAAG gcTGGATCAGGTGCAGAACCACCGTGAAGAGTGGAGTCGGTGGCATCACGATGCTGTTTGCAGGATACTTTGTCCTTTGTTGTAGCTGGAGTTTCAAGCATCTGAGTAAGCCGTTCTGTATTTTCAGCCTAAATTACAGGTCACATCCCATCATAGGCACCTCTGGGGGATTTTCCGAATTGCTTTCTGTATGTCAGTTTGGCATTATCTGA
- the C16H17orf80 gene encoding uncharacterized protein C17orf80 homolog isoform X2 has product MEVCPYCKKPFKRLKSHLPHCKMREPAIPADGEVCQPKPATLPRAKKIRGPIRDLIKAEERGLGTDGEKRNPELKGDKSEQTVKSSPVLAVGLEKASSAKASKAIKNQIQPFFKILKNTEPKITFQGETTAQFSASGNTMPKKELAKDLPKSGKSRNDPSETEATLSLGPMEPSLSNQDSKYSSIFPNDVQATSADLRLDKIDSPRQNLLVKLLDTSGDYHSSPMNLSYGVKRVNTSSSGSERNSKAKNQRSEVSADVRDSGAQGKNTGSQIAAFKINPLGQIQVMENQVKGLNLGAEACGGKENAENSVFVTEMEECSSMSDDSKKAFSTNSVTEKKSQDERPSLNLFTPAETTQNELLSVSRSQNQTLPSLAVKFIQEEKAEACSHNPVSAVKALMKREEQASLAPKLGCQSQALHLRDQQSSYSTQHHASKSSSASQISVTNQKTLSSSLGLEWFPELYPGYLGLGVLPGKPQNWNMMALKPLLFSRQGERFSQVPLLERSSTAVRSLEPPTRLTTSNFSLMRFLGALQKGWIRCRTTVKSGVGGITMLFAGYFVLCCSWSFKHLKGKPAPALDEHNTSRSPVSEG; this is encoded by the exons ATGGAAGTGTGTCCTTACTGTAAGAAGCCATTTAAACGACTGAAATCCCACTTGCCACACTGTAAGATGAGAGAACCAGCTATACCTGCTGATGGAGAGGTTTGTCAGCCCAAGCCAGCTACACTCCCACGTGCTAAGAAAATCAGAGGACCAATCAGAGACCTAATTAAAGCTGAAGAGAGAGGGCTAGGGACAGACGGTGAGAAAAGAAATCCTGAATTGAAAGGAGACAAATCAGAACAGACAGTGAAGTCCTCTCCAGTACTAGCCGTTGGTTTGGAAAAAGCAAGTAGTGCAAAGGCCAGTAAAGCCATCAAGAATCAAATTCAACccttcttcaaaatattaaaaaatactgaaccaAAGATTACTTTCCAGGGAGAAACTACAGCTCAGTTTTCTGCATCAGGGAACACCATGCCTAAAAAAGAACTTGCCAAAGATTTGCCTAAATCAGGGAAAAGTAGAAATGATCCTTCAGAGACTGAAGCAACTTTATCCCTTGGCCCAATGGAACCTTCATTGTCAAATCAAGACAGCAAATATTCTTCCATCTTCCCTAATGATGTACAAGCCACTTCTGCTGATTTAAGATTGGATAAAATTGATTCCCCAAGACAGAACCTTCTAGTAAAATTACTAGATACGTCTGGTGATTATCATAGTTCTCCCATGAATCTCAGTTATGGAGTCAAAAGGGTAAACACATCATCATCAGGCAGTGAGAGAAATTCCAAGGCCAAGAATCAGCGCTCTGAAGTGTCTGCTGATGTTAGGGACTCGGGGGCTCAGGGAAAGAACACAGGATCACAAATTGCAGCTTTTAAAATTAACCCATTAGGTCAAATCCAGGTCATGGAGAACCAGGTAAAAGGACTTAACCTTGGAGCAGAAGCATGTGGAGGCAAAGAGAATGCAGAGAACAGTGTATTTGTGACAGAGATGGAGGAATGCTCTTCCATGAGCGATGACTCTAAGAAGGCCTTTAGTACCAATTCAGTCACGGAGAAGAAATCTCAAGATGAACGTCCCAGTTTAAACCTGTTCACGCCAGCAGAGACAACTCAAAATGAGCTTCTTTCTGTATCACGGTCACAAAATCAAACTCTTCCTTCTCTGGCTGTAAAATTTAtccaggaagagaaagcagaagcctGCAGTCATAATCCAGTCTCCGCTGTAAAGGCATTGATGAAGAGAGAGGAACAAGCATCTCTGGCACCCAAATTGGGCTGTCAGTCCCAAGCATTACACCTTAGGGACCAGCAGTCTTCATATTCCACCCAGCATCACGCTTCTAAAAGCTCCTCTGCCAGTCAGATCAGTGTCACCAACCAGAAGACCCTGTCGAGCTCTCTAGGACTGGAATGGTTTCCAGAGCTCTATCCTGGTTATCTTGGACTTGGGGTGTTGCCAGGGAAGCCTCAGAATTGGAACATGATGGCCCTGAAGCCTCTGCTCTTCAGCCGCCAGGGGGAAAGATTCTCACAAG TTCCTTTGTTGGAAAGAAGTTCGACGGCAGTGAGGAGTTTGGAACCCCCGACCAGACTCACAACCTCCAACTTCTCTCTAATGAGGTTCTTGGGAGCTCTCCAAAAAG gcTGGATCAGGTGCAGAACCACCGTGAAGAGTGGAGTCGGTGGCATCACGATGCTGTTTGCAGGATACTTTGTCCTTTGTTGTAGCTGGAGTTTCAAGCATCTGA AAGGCAAGCCGGCCCCAGCCCTAGACGAGCACAACACGTCACGGTCGCCTGTGTCAGAGGGATGA
- the C16H17orf80 gene encoding uncharacterized protein C17orf80 homolog isoform X5, producing the protein MEVCPYCKKPFKRLKSHLPHCKMREPAIPADGEVCQPKPATLPRAKKIRGPIRDLIKAEERGLGTDGEKRNPELKGDKSEQTVKSSPVLAVGLEKASSAKASKAIKNQIQPFFKILKNTEPKITFQGETTAQFSASGNTMPKKELAKDLPKSGKSRNDPSETEATLSLGPMEPSLSNQDSKYSSIFPNDVQATSADLRLDKIDSPRQNLLVKLLDTSGDYHSSPMNLSYGVKRVNTSSSGSERNSKAKNQRSEVSADVRDSGAQGKNTGSQIAAFKINPLGQIQVMENQVKGLNLGAEACGGKENAENSVFVTEMEECSSMSDDSKKAFSTNSVTEKKSQDERPSLNLFTPAETTQNELLSVSRSQNQTLPSLAVKFIQEEKAEACSHNPVSAVKALMKREEQASLAPKLGCQSQALHLRDQQSSYSTQHHASKSSSASQISVTNQKTLSSSLGLEWFPELYPGYLGLGVLPGKPQNWNMMALKPLLFSRQGERFSQGWIRCRTTVKSGVGGITMLFAGYFVLCCSWSFKHLKGKPAPALDEHNTSRSPVSEG; encoded by the exons ATGGAAGTGTGTCCTTACTGTAAGAAGCCATTTAAACGACTGAAATCCCACTTGCCACACTGTAAGATGAGAGAACCAGCTATACCTGCTGATGGAGAGGTTTGTCAGCCCAAGCCAGCTACACTCCCACGTGCTAAGAAAATCAGAGGACCAATCAGAGACCTAATTAAAGCTGAAGAGAGAGGGCTAGGGACAGACGGTGAGAAAAGAAATCCTGAATTGAAAGGAGACAAATCAGAACAGACAGTGAAGTCCTCTCCAGTACTAGCCGTTGGTTTGGAAAAAGCAAGTAGTGCAAAGGCCAGTAAAGCCATCAAGAATCAAATTCAACccttcttcaaaatattaaaaaatactgaaccaAAGATTACTTTCCAGGGAGAAACTACAGCTCAGTTTTCTGCATCAGGGAACACCATGCCTAAAAAAGAACTTGCCAAAGATTTGCCTAAATCAGGGAAAAGTAGAAATGATCCTTCAGAGACTGAAGCAACTTTATCCCTTGGCCCAATGGAACCTTCATTGTCAAATCAAGACAGCAAATATTCTTCCATCTTCCCTAATGATGTACAAGCCACTTCTGCTGATTTAAGATTGGATAAAATTGATTCCCCAAGACAGAACCTTCTAGTAAAATTACTAGATACGTCTGGTGATTATCATAGTTCTCCCATGAATCTCAGTTATGGAGTCAAAAGGGTAAACACATCATCATCAGGCAGTGAGAGAAATTCCAAGGCCAAGAATCAGCGCTCTGAAGTGTCTGCTGATGTTAGGGACTCGGGGGCTCAGGGAAAGAACACAGGATCACAAATTGCAGCTTTTAAAATTAACCCATTAGGTCAAATCCAGGTCATGGAGAACCAGGTAAAAGGACTTAACCTTGGAGCAGAAGCATGTGGAGGCAAAGAGAATGCAGAGAACAGTGTATTTGTGACAGAGATGGAGGAATGCTCTTCCATGAGCGATGACTCTAAGAAGGCCTTTAGTACCAATTCAGTCACGGAGAAGAAATCTCAAGATGAACGTCCCAGTTTAAACCTGTTCACGCCAGCAGAGACAACTCAAAATGAGCTTCTTTCTGTATCACGGTCACAAAATCAAACTCTTCCTTCTCTGGCTGTAAAATTTAtccaggaagagaaagcagaagcctGCAGTCATAATCCAGTCTCCGCTGTAAAGGCATTGATGAAGAGAGAGGAACAAGCATCTCTGGCACCCAAATTGGGCTGTCAGTCCCAAGCATTACACCTTAGGGACCAGCAGTCTTCATATTCCACCCAGCATCACGCTTCTAAAAGCTCCTCTGCCAGTCAGATCAGTGTCACCAACCAGAAGACCCTGTCGAGCTCTCTAGGACTGGAATGGTTTCCAGAGCTCTATCCTGGTTATCTTGGACTTGGGGTGTTGCCAGGGAAGCCTCAGAATTGGAACATGATGGCCCTGAAGCCTCTGCTCTTCAGCCGCCAGGGGGAAAGATTCTCACAAG gcTGGATCAGGTGCAGAACCACCGTGAAGAGTGGAGTCGGTGGCATCACGATGCTGTTTGCAGGATACTTTGTCCTTTGTTGTAGCTGGAGTTTCAAGCATCTGA AAGGCAAGCCGGCCCCAGCCCTAGACGAGCACAACACGTCACGGTCGCCTGTGTCAGAGGGATGA
- the C16H17orf80 gene encoding uncharacterized protein C17orf80 homolog isoform X4, with protein MEVCPYCKKPFKRLKSHLPHCKMREPAIPADGEVCQPKPATLPRAKKIRGPIRDLIKAEERGLGTDGEKRNPELKGDKSEQTVKSSPVLAVGLEKASSAKASKAIKNQIQPFFKILKNTEPKITFQGETTAQFSASGNTMPKKELAKDLPKSGKSRNDPSETEATLSLGPMEPSLSNQDSKYSSIFPNDVQATSADLRLDKIDSPRQNLLVKLLDTSGDYHSSPMNLSYGVKRVNTSSSGSERNSKAKNQRSEVSADVRDSGAQGKNTGSQIAAFKINPLGQIQVMENQVKGLNLGAEACGGKENAENSVFVTEMEECSSMSDDSKKAFSTNSVTEKKSQDERPSLNLFTPAETTQNELLSVSRSQNQTLPSLAVKFIQEEKAEACSHNPVSAVKALMKREEQASLAPKLGCQSQALHLRDQQSSYSTQHHASKSSSASQISVTNQKTLSSSLGLEWFPELYPGYLGLGVLPGKPQNWNMMALKPLLFSRQGERFSQGWIRCRTTVKSGVGGITMLFAGYFVLCCSWSFKHLSKPFCIFSLNYRSHPIIGTSGGFSELLSVCQFGII; from the exons ATGGAAGTGTGTCCTTACTGTAAGAAGCCATTTAAACGACTGAAATCCCACTTGCCACACTGTAAGATGAGAGAACCAGCTATACCTGCTGATGGAGAGGTTTGTCAGCCCAAGCCAGCTACACTCCCACGTGCTAAGAAAATCAGAGGACCAATCAGAGACCTAATTAAAGCTGAAGAGAGAGGGCTAGGGACAGACGGTGAGAAAAGAAATCCTGAATTGAAAGGAGACAAATCAGAACAGACAGTGAAGTCCTCTCCAGTACTAGCCGTTGGTTTGGAAAAAGCAAGTAGTGCAAAGGCCAGTAAAGCCATCAAGAATCAAATTCAACccttcttcaaaatattaaaaaatactgaaccaAAGATTACTTTCCAGGGAGAAACTACAGCTCAGTTTTCTGCATCAGGGAACACCATGCCTAAAAAAGAACTTGCCAAAGATTTGCCTAAATCAGGGAAAAGTAGAAATGATCCTTCAGAGACTGAAGCAACTTTATCCCTTGGCCCAATGGAACCTTCATTGTCAAATCAAGACAGCAAATATTCTTCCATCTTCCCTAATGATGTACAAGCCACTTCTGCTGATTTAAGATTGGATAAAATTGATTCCCCAAGACAGAACCTTCTAGTAAAATTACTAGATACGTCTGGTGATTATCATAGTTCTCCCATGAATCTCAGTTATGGAGTCAAAAGGGTAAACACATCATCATCAGGCAGTGAGAGAAATTCCAAGGCCAAGAATCAGCGCTCTGAAGTGTCTGCTGATGTTAGGGACTCGGGGGCTCAGGGAAAGAACACAGGATCACAAATTGCAGCTTTTAAAATTAACCCATTAGGTCAAATCCAGGTCATGGAGAACCAGGTAAAAGGACTTAACCTTGGAGCAGAAGCATGTGGAGGCAAAGAGAATGCAGAGAACAGTGTATTTGTGACAGAGATGGAGGAATGCTCTTCCATGAGCGATGACTCTAAGAAGGCCTTTAGTACCAATTCAGTCACGGAGAAGAAATCTCAAGATGAACGTCCCAGTTTAAACCTGTTCACGCCAGCAGAGACAACTCAAAATGAGCTTCTTTCTGTATCACGGTCACAAAATCAAACTCTTCCTTCTCTGGCTGTAAAATTTAtccaggaagagaaagcagaagcctGCAGTCATAATCCAGTCTCCGCTGTAAAGGCATTGATGAAGAGAGAGGAACAAGCATCTCTGGCACCCAAATTGGGCTGTCAGTCCCAAGCATTACACCTTAGGGACCAGCAGTCTTCATATTCCACCCAGCATCACGCTTCTAAAAGCTCCTCTGCCAGTCAGATCAGTGTCACCAACCAGAAGACCCTGTCGAGCTCTCTAGGACTGGAATGGTTTCCAGAGCTCTATCCTGGTTATCTTGGACTTGGGGTGTTGCCAGGGAAGCCTCAGAATTGGAACATGATGGCCCTGAAGCCTCTGCTCTTCAGCCGCCAGGGGGAAAGATTCTCACAAG gcTGGATCAGGTGCAGAACCACCGTGAAGAGTGGAGTCGGTGGCATCACGATGCTGTTTGCAGGATACTTTGTCCTTTGTTGTAGCTGGAGTTTCAAGCATCTGAGTAAGCCGTTCTGTATTTTCAGCCTAAATTACAGGTCACATCCCATCATAGGCACCTCTGGGGGATTTTCCGAATTGCTTTCTGTATGTCAGTTTGGCATTATCTGA
- the C16H17orf80 gene encoding uncharacterized protein C17orf80 homolog isoform X3, whose protein sequence is MEVCPYCKKPFKRLKSHLPHCKMREPAIPADGEVCQPKPATLPRAKKIRGPIRDLIKAEERGLGTDGEKRNPELKGDKSEQTVKSSPVLAVGLEKASSAKASKAIKNQIQPFFKILKNTEPKITFQGETTAQFSASGNTMPKKELAKDLPKSGKSRNDPSETEATLSLGPMEPSLSNQDSKYSSIFPNDVQATSADLRLDKIDSPRQNLLVKLLDTSGDYHSSPMNLSYGVKRVNTSSSGSERNSKAKNQRSEVSADVRDSGAQGKNTGSQIAAFKINPLGQIQVMENQVKGLNLGAEACGGKENAENSVFVTEMEECSSMSDDSKKAFSTNSVTEKKSQDERPSLNLFTPAETTQNELLSVSRSQNQTLPSLAVKFIQEEKAEACSHNPVSAVKALMKREEQASLAPKLGCQSQALHLRDQQSSYSTQHHASKSSSASQISVTNQKTLSSSLGLEWFPELYPGYLGLGVLPGKPQNWNMMALKPLLFSRQGERFSQVPLLERSSTAVRSLEPPTRLTTSNFSLMRFLGALQKGWIRCRTTVKSGVGGITMLFAGYFVLCCSWSFKHLKLQRWRK, encoded by the exons ATGGAAGTGTGTCCTTACTGTAAGAAGCCATTTAAACGACTGAAATCCCACTTGCCACACTGTAAGATGAGAGAACCAGCTATACCTGCTGATGGAGAGGTTTGTCAGCCCAAGCCAGCTACACTCCCACGTGCTAAGAAAATCAGAGGACCAATCAGAGACCTAATTAAAGCTGAAGAGAGAGGGCTAGGGACAGACGGTGAGAAAAGAAATCCTGAATTGAAAGGAGACAAATCAGAACAGACAGTGAAGTCCTCTCCAGTACTAGCCGTTGGTTTGGAAAAAGCAAGTAGTGCAAAGGCCAGTAAAGCCATCAAGAATCAAATTCAACccttcttcaaaatattaaaaaatactgaaccaAAGATTACTTTCCAGGGAGAAACTACAGCTCAGTTTTCTGCATCAGGGAACACCATGCCTAAAAAAGAACTTGCCAAAGATTTGCCTAAATCAGGGAAAAGTAGAAATGATCCTTCAGAGACTGAAGCAACTTTATCCCTTGGCCCAATGGAACCTTCATTGTCAAATCAAGACAGCAAATATTCTTCCATCTTCCCTAATGATGTACAAGCCACTTCTGCTGATTTAAGATTGGATAAAATTGATTCCCCAAGACAGAACCTTCTAGTAAAATTACTAGATACGTCTGGTGATTATCATAGTTCTCCCATGAATCTCAGTTATGGAGTCAAAAGGGTAAACACATCATCATCAGGCAGTGAGAGAAATTCCAAGGCCAAGAATCAGCGCTCTGAAGTGTCTGCTGATGTTAGGGACTCGGGGGCTCAGGGAAAGAACACAGGATCACAAATTGCAGCTTTTAAAATTAACCCATTAGGTCAAATCCAGGTCATGGAGAACCAGGTAAAAGGACTTAACCTTGGAGCAGAAGCATGTGGAGGCAAAGAGAATGCAGAGAACAGTGTATTTGTGACAGAGATGGAGGAATGCTCTTCCATGAGCGATGACTCTAAGAAGGCCTTTAGTACCAATTCAGTCACGGAGAAGAAATCTCAAGATGAACGTCCCAGTTTAAACCTGTTCACGCCAGCAGAGACAACTCAAAATGAGCTTCTTTCTGTATCACGGTCACAAAATCAAACTCTTCCTTCTCTGGCTGTAAAATTTAtccaggaagagaaagcagaagcctGCAGTCATAATCCAGTCTCCGCTGTAAAGGCATTGATGAAGAGAGAGGAACAAGCATCTCTGGCACCCAAATTGGGCTGTCAGTCCCAAGCATTACACCTTAGGGACCAGCAGTCTTCATATTCCACCCAGCATCACGCTTCTAAAAGCTCCTCTGCCAGTCAGATCAGTGTCACCAACCAGAAGACCCTGTCGAGCTCTCTAGGACTGGAATGGTTTCCAGAGCTCTATCCTGGTTATCTTGGACTTGGGGTGTTGCCAGGGAAGCCTCAGAATTGGAACATGATGGCCCTGAAGCCTCTGCTCTTCAGCCGCCAGGGGGAAAGATTCTCACAAG TTCCTTTGTTGGAAAGAAGTTCGACGGCAGTGAGGAGTTTGGAACCCCCGACCAGACTCACAACCTCCAACTTCTCTCTAATGAGGTTCTTGGGAGCTCTCCAAAAAG gcTGGATCAGGTGCAGAACCACCGTGAAGAGTGGAGTCGGTGGCATCACGATGCTGTTTGCAGGATACTTTGTCCTTTGTTGTAGCTGGAGTTTCAAGCATCTGA AGCTGCAGCGCTGGCGTAAGTAA
- the C16H17orf80 gene encoding uncharacterized protein C17orf80 homolog isoform X6, with translation MEVCPYCKKPFKRLKSHLPHCKMREPAIPADGEVCQPKPATLPRAKKIRGPIRDLIKAEERGLGTDGEKRNPELKGDKSEQTVKSSPVLAVGLEKASSAKASKAIKNQIQPFFKILKNTEPKITFQGETTAQFSASGNTMPKKELAKDLPKSGKSRNDPSETEATLSLGPMEPSLSNQDSKYSSIFPNDVQATSADLRLDKIDSPRQNLLVKLLDTSGDYHSSPMNLSYGVKRVNTSSSGSERNSKAKNQRSEVSADVRDSGAQGKNTGSQIAAFKINPLGQIQVMENQVKGLNLGAEACGGKENAENSVFVTEMEECSSMSDDSKKAFSTNSVTEKKSQDERPSLNLFTPAETTQNELLSVSRSQNQTLPSLAVKFIQEEKAEACSHNPVSAVKALMKREEQASLAPKLGCQSQALHLRDQQSSYSTQHHASKSSSASQISVTNQKTLSSSLGLEWFPELYPGYLGLGVLPGKPQNWNMMALKPLLFSRQGERFSQGWIRCRTTVKSGVGGITMLFAGYFVLCCSWSFKHLKLQRWRK, from the exons ATGGAAGTGTGTCCTTACTGTAAGAAGCCATTTAAACGACTGAAATCCCACTTGCCACACTGTAAGATGAGAGAACCAGCTATACCTGCTGATGGAGAGGTTTGTCAGCCCAAGCCAGCTACACTCCCACGTGCTAAGAAAATCAGAGGACCAATCAGAGACCTAATTAAAGCTGAAGAGAGAGGGCTAGGGACAGACGGTGAGAAAAGAAATCCTGAATTGAAAGGAGACAAATCAGAACAGACAGTGAAGTCCTCTCCAGTACTAGCCGTTGGTTTGGAAAAAGCAAGTAGTGCAAAGGCCAGTAAAGCCATCAAGAATCAAATTCAACccttcttcaaaatattaaaaaatactgaaccaAAGATTACTTTCCAGGGAGAAACTACAGCTCAGTTTTCTGCATCAGGGAACACCATGCCTAAAAAAGAACTTGCCAAAGATTTGCCTAAATCAGGGAAAAGTAGAAATGATCCTTCAGAGACTGAAGCAACTTTATCCCTTGGCCCAATGGAACCTTCATTGTCAAATCAAGACAGCAAATATTCTTCCATCTTCCCTAATGATGTACAAGCCACTTCTGCTGATTTAAGATTGGATAAAATTGATTCCCCAAGACAGAACCTTCTAGTAAAATTACTAGATACGTCTGGTGATTATCATAGTTCTCCCATGAATCTCAGTTATGGAGTCAAAAGGGTAAACACATCATCATCAGGCAGTGAGAGAAATTCCAAGGCCAAGAATCAGCGCTCTGAAGTGTCTGCTGATGTTAGGGACTCGGGGGCTCAGGGAAAGAACACAGGATCACAAATTGCAGCTTTTAAAATTAACCCATTAGGTCAAATCCAGGTCATGGAGAACCAGGTAAAAGGACTTAACCTTGGAGCAGAAGCATGTGGAGGCAAAGAGAATGCAGAGAACAGTGTATTTGTGACAGAGATGGAGGAATGCTCTTCCATGAGCGATGACTCTAAGAAGGCCTTTAGTACCAATTCAGTCACGGAGAAGAAATCTCAAGATGAACGTCCCAGTTTAAACCTGTTCACGCCAGCAGAGACAACTCAAAATGAGCTTCTTTCTGTATCACGGTCACAAAATCAAACTCTTCCTTCTCTGGCTGTAAAATTTAtccaggaagagaaagcagaagcctGCAGTCATAATCCAGTCTCCGCTGTAAAGGCATTGATGAAGAGAGAGGAACAAGCATCTCTGGCACCCAAATTGGGCTGTCAGTCCCAAGCATTACACCTTAGGGACCAGCAGTCTTCATATTCCACCCAGCATCACGCTTCTAAAAGCTCCTCTGCCAGTCAGATCAGTGTCACCAACCAGAAGACCCTGTCGAGCTCTCTAGGACTGGAATGGTTTCCAGAGCTCTATCCTGGTTATCTTGGACTTGGGGTGTTGCCAGGGAAGCCTCAGAATTGGAACATGATGGCCCTGAAGCCTCTGCTCTTCAGCCGCCAGGGGGAAAGATTCTCACAAG gcTGGATCAGGTGCAGAACCACCGTGAAGAGTGGAGTCGGTGGCATCACGATGCTGTTTGCAGGATACTTTGTCCTTTGTTGTAGCTGGAGTTTCAAGCATCTGA AGCTGCAGCGCTGGCGTAAGTAA